The genomic interval TGTTTTGTTTTGACGCGCGGCGTAGTATGCTGGTTTGGCGACGGAAGCAAACTAATCATAAGGACTACGACATGAGCATTCTTGATACTCTCAATGGACCAGAATCCATTTTCAACGTACGCAGCAAAGCCGCAGGCCCGCAAGGCTCATTGCCTCTGACGGATGAAATGTTACGCAATAGCCCCAGCGGCGACTTGTTTGCGTTGACGGAAAACGTCGGCATGGGCTGGGAAGCCGAAATCGTGAATCGCGACAATGTATTGATTCTCAGCACGCTGGGCGGCTATCGCGCTGAAGACGGAACGCCCATCGCGCTTGGCTACCATACCGGACATTGGGAACTCGGCCTGCTGGTCAAACGCACCGCTGAAGTGTTGAAATCGCTAGAGTGCGTTCCCTTCGCGGCCTATTGCTCCGACCCCTGCGACGGGCGGACGCAAGGCACCTCTGGCATGATGGATAGCCTCGCGTATCGCAATACCGCTGCGGAAGCTTTCGGGCGCTTAATCCGGTCGCTTCCCTCTCGCCGCGCCGTGGTTGGTATTGCGACGTGTGACAAGGGGTTGCCCGCCATGATGATGGCGCTGGCTGCGGTCAAAGGCCGTCCAGTAATATTGCAACCCGGCGGGGTGACGCTGCCCGCAGAAGACGCCGAAGACGCAGGAACGGTGCAATCTATCGGAACGCGCTATGCGCATGGCGAGATTACGCTGGAAGAAGCCGCCCGTTTGGGATGCTCAGCCTGCGGAAGCCCCGGCGGCGGATGTCAGTTTTTAGGGACCGCTGCGTCGTCGCAAGTCATCGGCGAGGCGTTAGGGCTTTCGCTGCCGCATACCGCGCTGATTCCATCCGGCGAGCCGGTTTGGTTTGAAATGGCGACGGCGTCCGCCCATGCGATTCGCCATTTAATGAAACAAAAAATTTACTCTGAACATATATTGAAACCCGGCGCATTTCGTAACGCGATGGCGGTCCATGCCGCTGTCGGCGGATCGACCAATTTGCTGCTCCATTTGCCCGCCATTGCTCATGCGGCTGGAGCCAAGCGCCCGGTGGTTGAAGATTGGATTCGCATTAACGATACCGTTCCGCGCATTGTGGACGTTCTGCCAAACGGCCCGCAACATTTCAAGACCGTTCAAGTCTTTCTCGCGGGCGGCGTTCCAGAAATTATGCTGCACCTGCGCGAAATGGGCGTCTTGGATTTATCGGTTCGCACAGTGACGGGCGAAACGCTGGCGGACAACCTGACTTGGTGGGAAGCCTCCGAACGACGCAAGCGTTTTCGTGAGGCGTTATATCAACAAGACGGCGTGAATCCCGACGATGTCATTATGTCTCCAAAGGCGGCGGCGGAACGCGGCCTGACCAGCACGGTGATTTTCCCTCGCGGCAACCTGGCGCCGGAAGGCGCCGTCGTTAAAAGTACGGCGATTGATGCAAAACTTTGCCCGGAGAATGTGTATTTCAAACGTGGAACGGCGCGAGTTTTCTCGACGGAAATGGACGCGATCCGCGCATTGAAATCGCAGGGTGATGATGCATTGAAGCCGGGCGACATCGTCGTATTGATCTGCCGAGGGCCAATGGGCGCCGGGATGCCGGAGACGGCGCAAATCACCATGGCGCTGAAATATACCAAAGCATTGAGCCACCTTGCGCTAATTACCGATGGGCGGTTTTCTGGCTTTTCAAGCGGGCCGTGCATCGGACACATTGGCCCTGAAGCCCTGGCGGGCGGGCCGATTGGCAAAGTGCAAGACGGCGACGTGATTGAAATTTGTATTGACCGAAGCGCAATGACCAGCGCCGTCAATTTGATCGGCGAAGCAGGCAGCGATGAATCTCAATGGAGCGTTAACCGGGGCGACGCAATCCTGAACGAGCGCCCCGCCCCCAATTGTAAAGCCGACCCCAACCTGCCAGACAGCGTTCGCTTATGGGCGGCGCTACAGCAAGCGGGCGGCGGAACCTGGGGCGGCTGCGTCTATGACGTCGATGAAATTATTTCATCACTGTCGAAATAAATTAGCGCATGTCTTCATTCAGGTTCGCCACGGGAATATACGCCATCGACGTTTGAATCGGGTGCGTACAGAAGCAGCCCGCGCTGCTTTCCGGCGCAAGCATCATGCCCCCGGCGGGGATAACGCCCAGCCAACATCCGGGGCGGACGCCAATGAAGTGGGTGCGGATATTTTTTTCAATGTCCCACATGCCATGGTAAAAATCACGGTAAAACAGTGCGCCCGCGCTGGCGGTGATGGTGCCGCATTTGTTGCGTTCGGGCATGACCACGTCATATTCTTTTCCCGAACGCAGGTCAAACACTTTGGGTTCCGCATAAACCGTATTGCCGACGATGACCGGGCGCTGCATGGCGCCGCCGTGGTGATTGCGGTACCACTTGTATTCGCTGTCCCATAACTTATCGCCATTGACCGCGTCGAATCCATAGATTTGATATTTGTCCGTCGTGCTGACGACGACCAGCGTATCCTTTGCATAGGCCATATAGAAAACCCAACGGCCTTCGCTGAACTCGTGGCTGCGCTCCCAAATGGGGTCGCCCGTCTCTAATGAGAGGGTTACGATATATCGGTCAGTGAGCGTCAAATTGGGGAGCCGCCCCGCCACTGAATTTTTGGCGCCTTCGCTGCGGCTTTCGACCCAATAGATGCGGTTATCGCCAAAGCATATCGTCGGATTGATCGCCGCTGCGGTCTCATGCAGCCAGACAGTTTCGCCGGATGATGCGTCAAATGCAAAAATCGCGTCGCTGATGACTTTGTCAGACTCATGGTTGCTGGCGTCGTACCACTCGCCGTCGGCGCCGATATAGGTCCCGCCTTTTTTGACCAGGCTGCCTAAAAGCAAGCCGTTATTGATGCCTAAATATCCCCATTCATACTCAAAGTTGTTGTCCAACTTGGGAAGGCGTAATACGTCTTCAAGCGCTCCTGTCTGCGCGTTGATTTTCCAGCAATCATCTTTCACAACCACAAAAACATAGTCTGAATTCACAACCATATTGCCGGAATCGCGGGGGACGTTTGCGCGGCGTAAATCAGGAATCTCGACCGTCCATAACATCGTCCCGTTATAGGCGTCGATAGAAAAGATGCGGCGGTCTCCTTGGACAAACAGTCTGCCATTCGCGAACAAAGGTCCTTGAGGACGGGTGCCGCGATCAACCATCGGACGTGGGCCCGGTTTGCCGAACCAGGAGACGCGCATCGGGTTGCTTTGGTTGAGGTCGAGGCTGCATGCGGTGTTTCCACCGTTGGCGTACATGTGGGTCCATTCGCCGCCGCCCGGTAAAGCGCTGCGCTGAATAACCGCCCATACGCCGGATTCATGATGGATTTGGCCTTCGGGACTTCCGGTTGATTTCAGCCAATCGCTTAGCTTTTGTTCCGTCAGTTCCCCAGATTGGATCGTATCCGCTTCAACTTGGCCAATGACAGCCAGGCCGCCGTAAGGGCGCAACACTCGATAGGTTTCTTTCGCGTTAAACGGCAAGCGGCCCGTCCGAAACGCTGTATCGGAAACGATGAGGTTGGCGAAGAAACTTGTGTAGGGCAGCGAATCATACGACGCTTGGCTGACGGTTGCGCGTACGCCGTATAAACCGGCTTTGTCTAAATTCTGGCGGGATGCTTGTACATTTTTGGGGTCGTCATCCACAACGAGAATTTGCATGTCGCTGCGTTTGGCGATTTCATACGCCATGCGTCCGTCTTCGCTTCCCAAGACGAGACAGTATCCGACGTCGGCGCCATATTCTTCAAGAACGCGGTTGACGAAGCCATCGTAGTAAACCGTCCATTCATCATCGCCGTATGGGTCGTCAATGAGAGGATAAGCGGGATTTGAAAAGTCAAAGGTTGAGTCAAATTCAAACAGACGGGTGGTGCGTTCACCGTCGAGGTAGATGCGATAGTAATAGAGTTTTTCCATTTCCAGATTTGGGATGACGACCTGATGTTTGGTCTTCGGCGCTATGTCATCATATTGAGTATCAATTGGGAACGTCCGCCCAAAGCGCACAATAGACGGCATGGGTTTTTCGGTTTCCCATTGAATTGCGACATGCTCTGGATCAAGGCGGGTCAAATATGGGCCGACGCTTATGTCAACGACTTTTGGAGTCTGCTGAGATTTTTTTGCATAATTCGCTTGCACTTGCTCCTGGCTCAATGCGGTGGAGTAAATTTTCACTTCATTCATCCAACCGCGCCAGCGGAAATTTTCATCATTACTGATCCAGGCGCCCAACACAAACGGCGCGTTGTCTGGGTACAGGATGGGGCCTTGGGGCGCGTCGGATTGCGCAACCAATTCGCCGTTCACATACAAAAACTGTTTGTCGCCATCATAGACGCCGACGACGTGATACCAGCGCCCCCACTCCAAACTGGTCAATGCGCGCACTTCGCTGAATTTTCCATTGCCGTCATCCGTGCCTTCAGTGGATACGGCGAAATGAAAATTCGACTGCTTGAATCCGAGCAGAAATCCCTGCTCTGCTCCGCCTTGGCTTTGGAAGCAACTGACCAACCCGCCCCACTCGACGGTCTTCTCAATCCCCGCCCAAACCTCAACCGTGATCGCGTTTTTGGGCATGGCGTCTTTCACGTACTTCACATCTATGCGGGTATCATCGCGGTCGATCAATAACGATTGCATCTCTTCCGTCTTGCGAATGACGACTTCGCCTGTAATGGTCGCATCATGGCCATTGGACGCATCGCGGACGGCGGTGTTTTTGATGCCATTTTCGTTAAATTGCCAATCGGCAAATACGTTGTCATCTGCCTGCGTTGGAAGGGCGCAAAGCAGTAAAAGGCTAAAAAAAAGATTGATTGTATTTTGACGCATCAGGTTTCTCCTGGATTACTTTTCTTCCGATTGGCTATTGAACGCGTAGACGAGGCCCTTGTCAGTGCTGACCAGCAAACGTCCGTCTGCGACAGCGATTTCGAGTGCGCGCCCGTCTACTTCTTGCGACCAGACTTCAGAGCCGTCTTTGGCGCTGAACGCCGCAACGCTGCCTGAGCCGCCCGCAAATAACAAATCTCCCGCAAGGATGAGCGAGTAGGGATACTTGCATTCTTTTTTCCACAACATGCATTCTTCGAGTTCTTTTGGAATTTGACCCAGGCGAATCATGGTTGATTCTAAATCGCCTTTGATTTTGAGGCCTTCTTCACCGCCGAGGTCGCGGCCCAATTTTTTCATCTTTGCCGTCAGTTCTTTTTTTTGTTGTTCAAGTTCGCGGCGTTCGGCTAGCAATTGCGTATGCCTTTGTCGGTCAATCGCGCTCATTTCTGTATCGGTATGTAAAAACGTCCGCTCCGGCGTGACCACCATGTGGTTGCCGCTGAATGATGCAACTTGGTCGCTGCTTTCAGACTCTTCCGCGAATGCGTCGAGTTCTCCGGTTTTTCCTGGGCCGTAAACCAGCATGTCGCCTGTCAAAAGAGCGAAGGAGCCGCCGGAGCCGCCGAGCGAATACATATAGTCTCCCGACTTCCGGTCAAAGACGGCTGGCGTTCCGCGACCTGTGGGGACGTACAATTTATTGTCAGAAGCCAGCAGATAGCCTTGCGGCGGGATGTTTTCGACTTTTTTCGTCCAAACTTCATCGCCGTTTTCTGCATTGTGCGCGGTGACATAAACGCCTTCGACAGGAAATAATCCCGCGCAGAAATACGCCTCGCCGTTATCGACCAATACGCCGGAGCGCACCGGCCACAGCGACATCATGCGGTTATGGCCGGAGACGCGGAAATCAAGCGAGGAGGGCTTCTTTTTCCAAATCAATTCGCCGTTGTCCGCATTCAAGCAATAGGCGTTGCCGTCGTCTGAGCCAACGTAGAGTTTTCCGTTTTCATAACTCGGCGCGAGACGGACCGGGGCGTCGGTGAAAAACGACCAGAGTTCCTCTCCGCTGTTGGCGTCGATGCAATAGACCTTGTCGTCAGCTGAGGAACCGTAAAACACCTTGCCGTCAGCGGCGACGATGTGATAGGCCCAATCAAAAATGACGCGCGGTTTCAGGTTGTCGACTTTGTGCCAGCCGTCGCGCCGGGCGGGGCCGGGCCACGCGGGCTTGGGAGCGTGTTTGGCTTGGTGCAGCCACTCAAGCGAGAGCGGCGCCTGCAAGGCTTCCGACGTTACGCCGCTGCGGGAGTTATCTTTCCGGTAGGTCGGCCAATCTTCCGCCTGTACGGAAATAAATTGGACAGCGATTGCAAATAATGTAATAGCTAAGAACCGTCTTTTCATTACTCGCCTCAAATCGAAAATTTATTCATCAGAGATGCATCCATCACGAAGATAGATTGTACGGTTTGCGTAGTTGTCTCCCAGATGTCCATGCGTAACCAAGACGACGGAGCCGCCTTGATCGCGATAGTCTGCGAGAGAAGATAAAATTTGCGCTGCATTGTCCGGGTCGAGATTACCAGTCGGCTCATCCGCCAAAATCACGCTGGGATTCCGCAAGAGCGCCCGCGCAATGGCGGTGCGCTGCCGTTCGCCCGCGCTCAATTCTGACGGGCGATGCGTAAGCCGGTCGCCTAGCCCCATTTTCTCTAAAATTTCTTTTGCCCGGTTCGGGGCGACTTTGGCGCCGCCTGTCCCCAATGGAAGCAGGACGTTTTCCAGCACATTCAAATAACCAACTAAGTGAAACATCTGAAACACAAAGCCGATATTTTCCGCGCGAAATTTTGCGCGTCCACTCTGGTTCATGCTGTATAAATCCGTCTCGCCGATAGTAACGGAGCCTTGGCTCGGGCGTAACATGCCGCCCAGCGCGAATAGCAACGTCGTCTTGCCGCTGCCGCTTGGCCCGCGCACGGTGACAAATTCGCCCTTATGAATCGCCATCGAGACGTCGCGCAATGCGTGTACGGCGCCATGTTTGGTTTGGTAGAGTTTACTGATGGAGGTAGTTTTTATCATAGGTCTTGCCGTAACACGTCAGCAGGGTCTTGTGATACCGCGACCATCGCTGGAATAAAACTGGATATCGCCGCAAAAGCGGGCGTGAGTATTAGCGACCAATAAAGAATCGCCGTCTGCGGCTTGATCGACTTTGCCGTTGCTTCAAACAGCGTCGGCCCGACCTGCAGCGCCAGCCAGGTTCCAAATAAATATCCGACGATAGAACCGGCGAGTCCGATGAATATTGCTTTGCCTAAGAAGAGCGCGGCGATTTTACCAGAGCCATAACCGAGAGCGCGCAACACGCCGATTTCTTCGCGACGGTCGCGCGTGTTTAACATTGCCAGAGCGCCGATCCATAAGCCGCAGGCAATTACCACAATGGGCATGATCCAGGCGAAGTAGCCATCCAGCATCGCGCGTTGGCGCTGGCGGGCTTCGGCGATGGGGCGAATTTGAAACAACATGACTTCGGGAAATTTTTCGGCGACTTGCTCGCGCAGCAATGTTAGTGGATCAACCCCGGGAATGCGGCAGTAACAATCCAGCGCTTTAATTTCGTTGATTTGTTTTTCGAGCCCCACAATTTTTTGTGCGTCACTCAAGTGGGTATAAATATAAATATCTTCTTCATTGCCCGTTTCAGGCAAGGCGAAAGCAACCGTCAACTTGTTTCCGTTTACTTCGATTTCATCGCCTTTTTTAAGATCGTTTATTTGCGCCAGCGCGTAGCCGATGTAGGCCGTTCCCGGTTCGATTTCAAAAATCATAGAAGGTTTTTTTTTGTCGGCGGGCGTAACCTCTGTTGCGATGCCGTTGAGGATTACTTCCCGCCCCTGCCATTCGATGCGTTGTTTGAGGGTTGCCAGCAAATGGGTGAAATATAAATTTTTGTGTTCTGAAAACCAAACCGCCGTCTCTTCGGGCAACGTGTATTTGGAATACCCTCTCGCCCAAAAATCCGCCATGTCTGTATCTTTGTGGACAATGCGCAGGTTGTAGCCCATGTCGCGCATTAAGCGGATGGTTTCCGTTTGCGATGCTTTGCTGGTCGTGAAAAATGCGGAACACAACGCCACCGCTGCAACGACGGCAAGCAAACTCAAAAGGAAGTTAAATTTCCGGTAGCGGATTTCTTTGAAGATCAGCGCCAGCGGGCTCATACGTTTTTGCTCCTCGCCCAGATGATGATCGAAACGCCTGCGATTAGAGAAATAGAAGCAGCGATCAGGAGAAAATAAAATCCAATCCCTAACGTATAATAGGTTGTCTCCGTTTCAATCGGCGTCTGGACAGTGGTGTTGGCTGCCATGACGGATTCATCTAATTCTTGAGTGGCATTATTAGCGGCAATCAGTTGTTGCTCTGCGCCGATGTTTGAATCTTCTTCGACAACGCGGGGCGCGTCGGGCGGCTCGACGGGCGCGGCTTCAACGATCATTTCAGAATATCCCATAATCGGGTTCAGACTGACGTTTCGGGATGTCCCGGAACCGGCGTCAGCATTGCGTTGACCAATCGCCATAATCTGGCTGATTTCCGTTTTGACCAATGGGCTTTCTGCGTCAAAGCCGAGGTTCTTAATCACATGGTCTTGGCGGTCGGTATCCCACCGTAGAGGAAACTGGCGCCCCATCATCCATTCGCGGTCGAGTCCGCATTCGCATGACAAGCCGATGACGGACAAAATTTCGCCGACGGAAGATTTGGTGATGGCGTCTCCATACAGCACGTCGCCTAAGCAGCGTCCCCGGCCATATAAAATTGCGGCATGGGGTTGATTTAAATCATCCGGCTTCACGCCCAACGCCCAGAGCAACACGGGTTGGTTTTTCGCGTCTTCATACGCCAGTTGTTTTAAAACGGGAGGCTGTTTGATTTCTTTGGGCAGTGAATCCATGCGCGACGCGACATCATCGACGGCTTCTTTTGCTGCGGTGATCGCTGCTTTGTTTAATGCGTCGTCTTTTCCTTCGATGAGGAGCACAACACCGTATCGTTGGACGGAAGCGTCTAGGATTTCTTCGCGAAATTCGTTTGAGACGATGGATTCCATCAGGTCCCAGACCGCATCGCGAAAAGGCGCGCTCTCTGTCGGAATTGGCAGGTTGAGCGCTTTGCCGTCCGGTGAAACCAATACCGCCGCTGGGCGCGAATCAACTTTTAACTCATTCAAAAATCGCTTGACTTCGTGGTCAGGTGATTGGTCCAGATCGACCATTTCAATTTGCACATTGCTTTCCAGCAACGCGGCGAAGCCAATTTGCTCAAGCGCATCCTGTTGCTCTTTGGCGGTTGACTGGTTGTATACGATGAAGAGTTGATAGGGCGTTTGTCCAAAGTCAACAAATCCGACGTCGCGCACGTTAAAGCGGCACGCCCATGCGGGAAGCGCCAGGAGTGCTATTAGAGAAATTGCCCAAAGCGTTTTGGAATATTTAGATCGTTTCATATCACCCTCGGATCGAAGTCCACAGCATTCGGAACCCGACGATGACCAACAAGATGGAGAAACCGACTTGCAGTGCTTTATTTGAGGCTTTTGCTGCTATGGTTGCGCCGATATTGGCGCCGATAACGACCATCACGCTCAAGATGATGACCAGTCTCCAATCAATATAAATATCTGGATTAATATGATAGCGAATTGCGCCCATTAATGCCATTGGAACCATAATGCATAAGGCGACGCCTTGCGCTTCTTTTTGAGGCAACAACATGACCAGCGTAAGAAATGGGACGACGATAATTCCACTGCCGACGCCTAACATGGCGCTGAAGGTCCCCGCTGCCAACCCCAACAAGATGTAAATTGTAATGGTTGTGCTGGTTAACTCTACGGGCATTGTACGAATCCTTTGTTAGAATTGAATTATGAACAAACCGGGCATACAGGATTTCTAGAAATTTCGATCCGGCGAAAACGCATCGTACGTAAATCCATCGTTAATAATTTATTGTAGAGCGGTTCTCCAAAATCAGCGATGATCTTAATGGCTTCCATCGCGCCCAGGCAGCCGACGGTTCCAGAAACGGCGCCGAAGACGGGAAACTCACGCTTCCATTGATCGGGCTTTTCAGGGTGGAGACATTGCAGGCATGGCGTCTTGCCGGGCTGAATCGAAGTAATCTGCGCATCCAGGTCGAACATGGCGCATTCCACCAGTGGTTTGTTTTGTTGTACGGCCTGTTTGTTCATGGCGAAGCGCTCTTCAAACAACGGCGCGCAATCCACGATAAGGTCTACCTGAGAAATGATGCGCTCGGCATTGTCTTCGCTGATGTTTTCCTCTATTGCTTCAATTTCGATGTGAGGATTTAACTCATTCAAGCGGCGTTTGGCGGATTCAACTCTAGGCTTGCCCAACCAGTCGTAGGTCATTAGCAACTGGCGATTGAGGTCGCTGGGTTTGACGTTGCCTTTGTGGGCGAGCACCAACTTGCCAACGCCTGCGGCGGCGAGTTCATAGGCGACTACGCTGCCCAGGCCGCCCGCGCGGGAGATTAAAACCGTTGCGTTTTTTAGTGCGCGTTGACCTGGTTCGCCGAATCCGTCTACCCACATTTGCCATTCGTAGACGGCGTGGTCGATATCAGTTAAAGATTTTTGGTTCATGAAATATTGAACTCTCTCCAAATTATAAAAACGAGCCGCCGGAAATCGGCGATAGCAGCGCGGCAACGTCGCCGTCTTTTAACGCGACAGGCGCATCATGACGAATCTGCTTTTCATTCACAATGAACAACAGGCTTGGAAGCAATTGACCGGATGAATCCAAGGCGAATTTCGACATTGCGTCTGAGTGCCGTTGTTTTAATTGATGAATTAAATCCTGCGTGTTCGCTGATTCATCTAGTTCAATCTCGACCAAACTGGAACCGATGTTTTGTTTTAATTGCCCTGACAATTCGACGCTCACTTTCATGATGCGGCCCTTTCTGTCTCAGGAGAAATGGCGGATTTTGTCGGTTTTGCGCTGCGATGCGGGCGAGTCACAATTCCGTCTTCAATTCGTAAAATGATGTTCGCCAAAAAATAGGCTTCTTCACGGCTATGAGTAATGTGTAAAAAAGTCGCCTTCGTGTGGCGCTGGACGTCTTTCAATAATACGCACATCTCATCGCGCGTATCGTCGTCCAATGCGCTGAGTGGTTCATCTAAACAAAGAATTGGCGGGTTATACGCAAGCGCCCGTCCCAGCGCTGTTCGTTGGCGCTCTCCGCCTGACAAGCCGTGAATGGAACGTGAAAGCAGGTGAGTTATCCCCAGCAGTTCGCTCAATTCTTCGACGCGTTGTTT from Candidatus Hinthialibacter antarcticus carries:
- a CDS encoding YjhG/YagF family D-xylonate dehydratase — its product is MSILDTLNGPESIFNVRSKAAGPQGSLPLTDEMLRNSPSGDLFALTENVGMGWEAEIVNRDNVLILSTLGGYRAEDGTPIALGYHTGHWELGLLVKRTAEVLKSLECVPFAAYCSDPCDGRTQGTSGMMDSLAYRNTAAEAFGRLIRSLPSRRAVVGIATCDKGLPAMMMALAAVKGRPVILQPGGVTLPAEDAEDAGTVQSIGTRYAHGEITLEEAARLGCSACGSPGGGCQFLGTAASSQVIGEALGLSLPHTALIPSGEPVWFEMATASAHAIRHLMKQKIYSEHILKPGAFRNAMAVHAAVGGSTNLLLHLPAIAHAAGAKRPVVEDWIRINDTVPRIVDVLPNGPQHFKTVQVFLAGGVPEIMLHLREMGVLDLSVRTVTGETLADNLTWWEASERRKRFREALYQQDGVNPDDVIMSPKAAAERGLTSTVIFPRGNLAPEGAVVKSTAIDAKLCPENVYFKRGTARVFSTEMDAIRALKSQGDDALKPGDIVVLICRGPMGAGMPETAQITMALKYTKALSHLALITDGRFSGFSSGPCIGHIGPEALAGGPIGKVQDGDVIEICIDRSAMTSAVNLIGEAGSDESQWSVNRGDAILNERPAPNCKADPNLPDSVRLWAALQQAGGGTWGGCVYDVDEIISSLSK
- a CDS encoding LamG-like jellyroll fold domain-containing protein, which produces MRQNTINLFFSLLLLCALPTQADDNVFADWQFNENGIKNTAVRDASNGHDATITGEVVIRKTEEMQSLLIDRDDTRIDVKYVKDAMPKNAITVEVWAGIEKTVEWGGLVSCFQSQGGAEQGFLLGFKQSNFHFAVSTEGTDDGNGKFSEVRALTSLEWGRWYHVVGVYDGDKQFLYVNGELVAQSDAPQGPILYPDNAPFVLGAWISNDENFRWRGWMNEVKIYSTALSQEQVQANYAKKSQQTPKVVDISVGPYLTRLDPEHVAIQWETEKPMPSIVRFGRTFPIDTQYDDIAPKTKHQVVIPNLEMEKLYYYRIYLDGERTTRLFEFDSTFDFSNPAYPLIDDPYGDDEWTVYYDGFVNRVLEEYGADVGYCLVLGSEDGRMAYEIAKRSDMQILVVDDDPKNVQASRQNLDKAGLYGVRATVSQASYDSLPYTSFFANLIVSDTAFRTGRLPFNAKETYRVLRPYGGLAVIGQVEADTIQSGELTEQKLSDWLKSTGSPEGQIHHESGVWAVIQRSALPGGGEWTHMYANGGNTACSLDLNQSNPMRVSWFGKPGPRPMVDRGTRPQGPLFANGRLFVQGDRRIFSIDAYNGTMLWTVEIPDLRRANVPRDSGNMVVNSDYVFVVVKDDCWKINAQTGALEDVLRLPKLDNNFEYEWGYLGINNGLLLGSLVKKGGTYIGADGEWYDASNHESDKVISDAIFAFDASSGETVWLHETAAAINPTICFGDNRIYWVESRSEGAKNSVAGRLPNLTLTDRYIVTLSLETGDPIWERSHEFSEGRWVFYMAYAKDTLVVVSTTDKYQIYGFDAVNGDKLWDSEYKWYRNHHGGAMQRPVIVGNTVYAEPKVFDLRSGKEYDVVMPERNKCGTITASAGALFYRDFYHGMWDIEKNIRTHFIGVRPGCWLGVIPAGGMMLAPESSAGCFCTHPIQTSMAYIPVANLNEDMR
- a CDS encoding PQQ-binding-like beta-propeller repeat protein; protein product: MKRRFLAITLFAIAVQFISVQAEDWPTYRKDNSRSGVTSEALQAPLSLEWLHQAKHAPKPAWPGPARRDGWHKVDNLKPRVIFDWAYHIVAADGKVFYGSSADDKVYCIDANSGEELWSFFTDAPVRLAPSYENGKLYVGSDDGNAYCLNADNGELIWKKKPSSLDFRVSGHNRMMSLWPVRSGVLVDNGEAYFCAGLFPVEGVYVTAHNAENGDEVWTKKVENIPPQGYLLASDNKLYVPTGRGTPAVFDRKSGDYMYSLGGSGGSFALLTGDMLVYGPGKTGELDAFAEESESSDQVASFSGNHMVVTPERTFLHTDTEMSAIDRQRHTQLLAERRELEQQKKELTAKMKKLGRDLGGEEGLKIKGDLESTMIRLGQIPKELEECMLWKKECKYPYSLILAGDLLFAGGSGSVAAFSAKDGSEVWSQEVDGRALEIAVADGRLLVSTDKGLVYAFNSQSEEK
- a CDS encoding ABC transporter ATP-binding protein, yielding MIKTTSISKLYQTKHGAVHALRDVSMAIHKGEFVTVRGPSGSGKTTLLFALGGMLRPSQGSVTIGETDLYSMNQSGRAKFRAENIGFVFQMFHLVGYLNVLENVLLPLGTGGAKVAPNRAKEILEKMGLGDRLTHRPSELSAGERQRTAIARALLRNPSVILADEPTGNLDPDNAAQILSSLADYRDQGGSVVLVTHGHLGDNYANRTIYLRDGCISDE
- a CDS encoding FtsX-like permease family protein: MSPLALIFKEIRYRKFNFLLSLLAVVAAVALCSAFFTTSKASQTETIRLMRDMGYNLRIVHKDTDMADFWARGYSKYTLPEETAVWFSEHKNLYFTHLLATLKQRIEWQGREVILNGIATEVTPADKKKPSMIFEIEPGTAYIGYALAQINDLKKGDEIEVNGNKLTVAFALPETGNEEDIYIYTHLSDAQKIVGLEKQINEIKALDCYCRIPGVDPLTLLREQVAEKFPEVMLFQIRPIAEARQRQRAMLDGYFAWIMPIVVIACGLWIGALAMLNTRDRREEIGVLRALGYGSGKIAALFLGKAIFIGLAGSIVGYLFGTWLALQVGPTLFEATAKSIKPQTAILYWSLILTPAFAAISSFIPAMVAVSQDPADVLRQDL
- a CDS encoding sulfite exporter TauE/SafE family protein, whose amino-acid sequence is MPVELTSTTITIYILLGLAAGTFSAMLGVGSGIIVVPFLTLVMLLPQKEAQGVALCIMVPMALMGAIRYHINPDIYIDWRLVIILSVMVVIGANIGATIAAKASNKALQVGFSILLVIVGFRMLWTSIRG
- a CDS encoding HesA/MoeB/ThiF family protein, which translates into the protein MNQKSLTDIDHAVYEWQMWVDGFGEPGQRALKNATVLISRAGGLGSVVAYELAAAGVGKLVLAHKGNVKPSDLNRQLLMTYDWLGKPRVESAKRRLNELNPHIEIEAIEENISEDNAERIISQVDLIVDCAPLFEERFAMNKQAVQQNKPLVECAMFDLDAQITSIQPGKTPCLQCLHPEKPDQWKREFPVFGAVSGTVGCLGAMEAIKIIADFGEPLYNKLLTMDLRTMRFRRIEISRNPVCPVCS
- a CDS encoding MoaD/ThiS family protein; its protein translation is MKVSVELSGQLKQNIGSSLVEIELDESANTQDLIHQLKQRHSDAMSKFALDSSGQLLPSLLFIVNEKQIRHDAPVALKDGDVAALLSPISGGSFL
- a CDS encoding ATP-binding cassette domain-containing protein, producing the protein MICVENLCVKLGQFQINDVSFEIPQGQYGVLMGKTGCGKTTILEAICGLKPVQSGKITIQGRDVTHEKPAMRGIGLVPQDGSLFSTMSVYEHLAFALQIRKRPQDIIKQRVEELSELLGITHLLSRSIHGLSGGERQRTALGRALAYNPPILCLDEPLSALDDDTRDEMCVLLKDVQRHTKATFLHITHSREEAYFLANIILRIEDGIVTRPHRSAKPTKSAISPETERAAS